Part of the Spinacia oleracea cultivar Varoflay chromosome 5, BTI_SOV_V1, whole genome shotgun sequence genome, TCCGAAGCAGTCGCGTCTTCATCCGAGGGAAGACGATTTGGAGGACAATGTGTGTATTTTAGCATGCAAGAAATGTTGTTTTTAGGTGTTTGTATGAGTAGTTATTTCTAAGATGCAAAATGTTTAGTGTACTTGGTTAATTGTATAATTAGTGATTGTACTTGGTTAATGAAATCAAAATATCATAAGACTTCTCATTGAAGGTGACAATCTGCTCATCATCTACGCCACAAAGGAACTTGGGTTGTTCCATGGAAATTGCATAATATAATTACAGACATCAAAGCTCTCTCCTACACTTCGAAGTTCGAACACTGAGAAATCAAGCATATCTACAAAGAAACAAATATAGCTGCAGACTAGATTGCAAACGTCTAACACCTTGATTAACAATAACACCTTGGTATCAGGTGAATGTTTTCTGTAAGTGTTTTTAGCTTTTTCTGGTATGGTCTGGTCTAATAAGCAATCAAAATAAGGTGAAGAACATCGCCTAAATCAAAGGTACTGCAAAATAAAGCATTTCCCCCGATAAAAGGAtgtcaagactcaagagcattgCACACCTAGCATATCTTCTGGAGTAACTCTTCATGCTCAGTACTAATATCTACACCACTTTCCTCCATCCTTTGACGCATCTTCGGGGCTGTTTGACCTGCAACTGCATAAATCTGAAGCAACCACGAGTAGGTCCGCGAGTCAAGAGGCTGAACTTCCTCTATCTTTCGGCATAGTTCTTCAGCACCTTTAACATCCTTCTTTTCTTTGAAATGTTCAAAGAAAGGATCAAGCTTTTCTGACAATGGCTTCCATTTACCAGCTAATGCTGCTTCCATATGCTTCAAAGCAGAAGCAAGTTGATGTTTCTCCAAGTAGTAGTTCAGGAAAATGATATGAGCAATCCTCACTTTCAATTCAGCCATTTCTTCAGCTTTTTGCAACAGCTTTTTAGCCTCTTCAACCATTTCATTCCTCAGAAAAGCACCTATTAAAACAGCTGGTAGTCTGTCATCATAGCTTATGCAACTCAACTCCCATTCCTCTAACAGCTTTTTGAGACCTTCAATATCATCTAACGTTGACAAAGCTCGAAGCATTATAAGGTAGCTCATGTTCGGACAAACACTGAATTTTGACTTCAGTTTCTGCCATACCTGATAAACAGACTCTGAATCACCAATACTAGCATACATTGAAATCAGAATATGGTATGCTTTTCTGTCAGCTTTTTTAGGTTTATCAAACAGTTCTTCCACCTTTTTCAAGGCAACATTAGCTTTTTCAGATTGACCAGCCTCAATATAAACTGCAGCAAGGTTGCTATATATTTGCCAATCTTCTTTTAcagagttttgttcttcaaccTCTTGCATAACTCGTTCAACACCCTCAAGATTGTTAAGATATCTATGACTCTGAATCCAGATATAGTATATATGGTTGTGTAATGGTATGTTTCTCTTCTTCATCTCTTCTACAAGAGAAGTCACCTTTTCTGGTGTGCCTGTTTTCATATAAAGACTCATGAGATTACTGAAGGCCAGATCATTGGACGTGTACTTCAGTTCATCCATCTTCTCGAAAAGAGCCAATGCTTTATCCGTCATCATTTTAGTACAGTAGCAACTTAGAAGTGCTCCATATGTATATTTGTTCTTGGCTTCAGAAGGAATGCTGTCAAAGTAGTTCTCAACATCACTGATTTCCTTAACTTTACCTATTATGTTTATACGTAATGCATAGTCTGTATCAGAATTGCCGAATTTACCTTTGTTCATCCAATCAAGTATCTGCAAAAAGAAAAGTATATTCAACACAAAAAGAACAGCATCAAGAGTAGCAATTTGAAGCTAGAAGAGAGAGAACTGAATGCAAAAACAACATTGTACTGGAGTTAAAAATTCTTATCTACTTCAAGAAAAGAAAACTAATCTACAAGTACTTCATAAATTATCAAGAATCAAATCATCTCAAACAGAAAATCTATCCCTAATTCATTCGGAGTATGAATTGAAATATTTTGACAAGAAAATCAAAAGGAACGGAGCAGCACTGCAGCAGTTCTTCTAAAGTACAGAGGAAGAACTAAGAAGAGAAGGGGAGACAGAAAATAATGGTGATTTGGGTTTATTATCATGGATTTCCTTTTTACAAAATGGTTAGTTCTTTAAATGACTGTTATAACAGAATCACCAATCATATTTCGAAACTTGGATTAATGACTACCTTTACAAATCTACCATGGGATTCTACAAAAAAACTTTCAGCAACCAGACTCCACAGTAGGCAGAGATCCATCAACGTCCGTAGGAATATGGATTTGTATTTTGGTCTTCTCCAGAAGGATTTATGATCATTAATCGTCTGATTATATAATTAGGAAGTTCGAGGTCTCAAATTTCAGAACCAAAAGTGAAAACTATACAGTAATAAGTGAGGCCATGATCGGCCATGAGATAGGAATTTGATTGATTTCTCTGTCAAAACCATTTAAGAGCTATTTATAGAAGGAGCAAGCCCAAAACAGCACATAAAGAAAGGGATACAATAGGAGGAAGGGGAGGGTAAACAaagggagggagggagggaaAAAGTAAGCTCCATTTTGCCTCCTAATGATATAGTAAGCAGTATATTGACAATATCTTGAGCTGGTTGGGaaatcagaaaaggaactctgACAACTGTTCAATTGCTTTTGTGGTGCAAACAGAAATTCAAGGGATCTCAATTCAGGAAAAGGGTTCTTTCCTCTGCTCTAGATGCGGTTACATGCAAGATATggcaaatctaggaaaaatgcTTTGTGGAACTCCTCTGTTTTCAGTGCAGGAAAAGTTGTAATTTGTAAAAGACGTCAAGTTTGATGTAAAAAATGGAGTTAAAAAtgtaaacaaaaagaaaatcagTAGTGTAGATCAAAGTTGGTTTGATAATCTGTAAAGTTAGAGGTCATTTTTAGGCTTTGCGACCTAAGCCGTTTAGGTTCcctttagggtttaggggacTCCTTCCTAGGGAAGGTTTGCCCCCCCTTAGAAAATTTAGgatgtattgatttttggtgtgAATACAATATTTTACttaccaacaaaaaaaaaagacaaagtgTAAGACCTAATGCATGCTAAAGAGAAGCTGGGAGAAAAATTCCTTCCTACTCCGTATAATATAGAGGATCACAAGGACAAAAGTGCAGCTAAACATAAATCGTCAAAGAACACACATTTTACAAGCTATCTTTCGAGAATGAACAATAGTGGGTAAGATTGGACATTGTAGAAAGAGGGCTGAATAAAAAGCTTTTAATACTTGCCTTCCAAGACAAAGATAGATCTAAACTTGTTTCATAATCATGGGAAATAAAACCAAGTTATATGCCCCCCTGCAATCGAGAAATCCATCACTTACATTACTCAAGCAATCCCTAGTTAATCCAACATAAATTTGTGTTCCTCATGAGAAATCTTAACACATCATGCTAATCACTGAAGATTCACAAGTTTCAAAATGGTGTTTTTATGATAAGATAGATGATTTTGGATCATCATATTTTTCCAACCCAAGTTCATTGAACCGTTTTGAGCCTTCCTATGCTAAAACCATTACATTTATGTCAAAATCTATCCATATTCATCTAACACATATAATCTATTACTCCATAGATAAAGAAAAGATAATCCAACTGCCATTTATCTTCAGGAAACCCTACCTCGACTTAGTTATACACTAGTTTGTTCAGCACTGTAAATATGTAATAGGATCCTCTCCCCTTTTTCCCCTCCGTTTCCTATCTTCAAATTATGACATCTACACTAACAAAAAACTAAAATTCGGAAAAAGCCCCGCATTTCCCTCTTCATGCATTCATAATCTTCAATCTAAGAAATGATCATCCATATATTTGGGAATCCACCAAGGTTAAAGTTCTAGTTTATTCAAGGTTCATAGTAAAATCGGCCACTAGTTTGCCTCCTTGgtgatgtttggttgacatTCTAATTCATTTCCTAGGAAGTCAAAAGTAAAAGGTTGTATGATTGACATGAGCATGGAAAGTGAAATTGGGAGGAAGTTGCTTACCTTGAGAATTCTACCTTTCTATGCTCAACCAAACAGGAATACACAATTCCTAGGAAGTTAAAATACATGGGAAATATAACTTCCCAAGTGCAACCAAACATCACCTTAGAGTGTAAAGCATTACAATTTGCAATTACACCATTTTGAGTAGCAAGTAGCAACCATCAATTGGACAACAGAAAAATTGTACACAGTTTATTCATACTAGTTCacaggaaaaaagaaaaatcaaaataaatgtcACTGAAAAATGCAAACTTCAATCATTCAATCATACTATTATCCCCATTTCCCAATTTCCCAAATACACATTTCAGGATATTGCAAAATAAAATCTGGGCAGAAACCAAAAATCAAACTTTTTGCATAATTTTTCCCCAAAAAAGAAATGAAGCAAAAACAAAGTAGCTAACCTCAAGGCATTGATGGTAATGGCCAGACTTACGGAGATCTTTAAGGCAAGAAAGAAGATCAGTCCTCTTGACATGCTCCCCATTATGCAATATCCTGTATAAAACGGCTGAAACCTTCTCCCCTGTATTCACTACCGCCCATATTTGCTTACGCAGAAGTTGTTTGTCGATTATACGGCGGCTTTCCGACGGGTTTTCATACGGAACTAGCGGTGTGGCGGTGGAGAGTCGCCGGAGTAGTTGAGATTCTCCGGCGATGAGACGGATGGTGACTCTTATGAGGTTCATTTTGTGTTTCAGTGATTGAATTTGGAACATGGTGTTGTTAGTTTGGTGGTGCTGGGGTTTATCAAGGGTTTTTCTAATTGGGGGTGTTATGGACATTTCACGATAGTCAAGTACCATCTAGTCAATCTTTGTTTGACCTAGGAAGTTAAAACTATTTGATcaattgatttttatttttattttttgtgaacAAAGccataaaaagcaaggaataaATGATATAGACGAGATTCGATCTCAAGTCTGGGTACCACCTCTCAAGACTTTTATCAACTAAGCTAGTTGACATTCATATTTGACCATTTGATATTAGTATATGTTTTCAAATTTACTACAAAAATGTCACTTTCACTAACTAAATTTGTCAATCATCGAGATCAATTAGCAACTTCTCTTCGACAGACCTAATGTTCCGATGGGTGTTTTAAATCTCATAACCTCGAGGTTTTAAAGGACATGTATATGCCCTAACTAGTAGCCTACTAGGTCAAACTAAATAAGTACTACATGGTCCATAATTAAAATCTTACGAAATAAGAATATATTTAGTATTCGACTTAGTCGACTATACATAGTTTGTGATTGGTATTACGAGTTTGAGAATACTAAATACCTGACTATACTAATCAACAAATTTGTGGATATCAATTAACTTAGTTGATAAAGTCTTGAGCGGTGATACCCAAGACCTGGGATCGAATTCCGTCTACATTATTTGTCGCCTTGCTCTTAGTGGCTCACTTTACACCCAAAAAAACTaatcaacgaatttcaataatctACTTCTCTCACACAAATCTAAATTGTCCATAACAAAGGGGTAGTTGTGGGAATTTTCACAAGATTAAATTTCCCAAAACATATACtcctaaaaataaaacaaaaaatgtCAAGTACTCAAGCATATCTTCTGGAGCAACTCCTCATGCTCAGTACTAATATCTACACCACTTTTCTCCATCCTTTGACGCATTTCCGGGGCGGTTTTACCAGCATCTGCATAAGTCTGAAGCAACCACAAGTAGCCCTTCGAGTTAAGAACCCGAACTTTCTCTAATTTTCTGCATAATTCTTCAGCACTGTCAACATCCTTTTCTACTTTGAAATGTTCAAAAAAAGGATCAAGCTTTTCTGTTAATGGCTTCCATTTTGCAGCCATTGCAGCTTCCAAATGCTCCAAAGCAGAATCAAATTGATGTTTCCCCAAAAAGTAGTTCATGAAAACAACGTGGGGCGACCTTATTGGCCGTTCAGCTTTACCTTTAGCATGTTTCAGCAGGTGTTCAGCCTCTTCAACCATGTCATGTTTCAGGTAAGCACTCATCGCAACAGCCGGTAGCCTGTCATCATAGATTTTACAGCTCATCTCCCACTCTTCTAGAAGCTTCTTGAGGCCTTCAATATCATCTAGAGTTGACAGTGCTCGAAGCATAGAAAGGTAGCTTACGTTCTGACAAATTTCGAATTTTGACTTCAGTTTCTGCCATGTCAGATAAACAGATTCTGAATCACCAGTACTAGCATGCATAGAAATCAGATAATGATATGCTTTTCTGTCAGCATTTTTAGGGTTGTCAAAAAGTTCCTCTGTCTTTTTTAAGGCATCACGAGCTTTCTCAGACTCACCAGCTTCAATATAAACTGCAGCAAGGTTGCTGTATATTTGCCAATCTTCTTCAACAGTTTTGTGTTCTTGAATCTCTTTCACCAATTGTTCAACACTTTCAAGGTTGAAGACATGTCTATAGCTCTGAATCCAGCTGTAGTAAATCGGGTTGGTTAGTGGGATGCTTCTCTGCTTCATCTCTTCTACAAGCAACGGCACCTTCTCTGTTTCACCTACTTTGGTATATAAACTCATGAGACTGTTGTAGGCGAAACAATTAGACACGTAATTCAGTTCATCCATCTTTTTGAAAAGTGCCAATGCTTTATCCTTCATCATTTTAGTACAGTAGCAATTTAGAAGTACTCCATATACAGAATCGTTCTTGAGTTCTAGAGGAATGGTGTCAAAGTATTTTTCAACATCATCAATGCTTCTAACTTTGCACATTAGATTTAATCGCAATGCATAGTCTGCAGCTGAATAGCTATGTTTACCTTTATCCATCCAATCAAGTATCTGCAACAATAAAAGATAGGATACAAGTGCCTGAAATTAGAAATGCGGTCACTCAAAAGCATCTATCCATATATCTCTACCTATATTATTAGTACAGAGTACTATACTTAGAGCATGTTTGGTATAGAATTTTTAAGTGATGGAAATGGAATCAATTCCATTACCTAATGTTTGGTATGAGAGGAGTGGTAACACAATGGGAAATAAACCAAGTTATATGCCCCCATGCATTCTATACAGTCCTTTGATCAAATGGGAAAAAAATGAAGCCTAACTCATGTAAATGTAAAGCTGTTTGCTTTAATTTAATATAAAGGTTCAGATGCATATAAAGATGCATATAAGTTGCTGAATAAGCTCGGTAATATTCAACACTCACAGGTAACATCAAGGTGTCAGCAGGCAGACCGGCAGAGCATGAAAATCAAGCTCCAACCAGTACTTGTGATTTACGAGCTAGCACGAACGCAAATTTGGAAAGTGGAAACATATCGGTCAAAAATTGTAAATGAGGATTTTGTGAACTGTACATACATTTGCCTAAGTTATGTATCGAAAATACTACTTTGTGCCCCCTATTTCCACCAACTAACCAACCAAACACTAAACACCTACAAAGGAGCATTAAATCATATTTCACAAACAAGTTGGTTTCTCAGTCATTTTGGACAGCAGAAATTAGGGATGTTTTATCAACTTGGTTCGTTTATATGATTGATTTCAGTTAATTAACCATATCGCACCTCCAGTTCTTTCCTTTAAGCCCTTCTATTCGAAGATAAACAAAGAGTGTTCAACATACATAGCTAAAATCCATGACGCAAAGCTGTCGAGCTTCCAAAAAGAACAGGATGTTTTAGGACACTACATTCTCCCTTATTTCCCCCGAAAGCATGAGAATACTACACCAGTAAAAAGTCATCAGTCTATCAATTCATAGTTGATCCAACAAAAACAAAAGTCTCAATTGATGAGCCTAATGACGAAGCTTAAGACAATGCTGAGGACTAAAGATTCACAAGTTTCAGAACAAACTTCTAGCTTTTTATGCTATAGTATAACCGTATAAGCCTTCGAAGTATTATACTGCAAATTCTTCTCTCCTATGCCAAAGCCATACATTTATGCCAAAATGACGAATCCCCATTCTCATTACTTTAACAAACAAAATTTACAAGATTAGAACCATTAATCCCCTTCCCTGTTAGTTGTTCCCTGGTTTGTTCCTCAGA contains:
- the LOC110776847 gene encoding pentatricopeptide repeat-containing protein At1g02370, mitochondrial-like produces the protein MFQIQSLKHKMNLIRVTIRLIAGESQLLRRLSTATPLVPYENPSESRRIIDKQLLRKQIWAVVNTGEKVSAVLYRILHNGEHVKRTDLLSCLKDLRKSGHYHQCLEILDWMNKGKFGNSDTDYALRINIIGKVKEISDVENYFDSIPSEAKNKYTYGALLSCYCTKMMTDKALALFEKMDELKYTSNDLAFSNLMSLYMKTGTPEKVTSLVEEMKKRNIPLHNHIYYIWIQSHRYLNNLEGVERVMQEVEEQNSVKEDWQIYSNLAAVYIEAGQSEKANVALKKVEELFDKPKKADRKAYHILISMYASIGDSESVYQVWQKLKSKFSVCPNMSYLIMLRALSTLDDIEGLKKLLEEWELSCISYDDRLPAVLIGAFLRNEMVEEAKKLLQKAEEMAELKVRIAHIIFLNYYLEKHQLASALKHMEAALAGKWKPLSEKLDPFFEHFKEKKDVKGAEELCRKIEEVQPLDSRTYSWLLQIYAVAGQTAPKMRQRMEESGVDISTEHEELLQKIC
- the LOC110776865 gene encoding pentatricopeptide repeat-containing protein At4g01990, mitochondrial, translated to MLKQNLKLTITTVRLISGKPQLLRSISTATTPVPSTNPPGSRRTISKEDLQKRLWAVLNKGQKVSDVLYQIMRNGEQFLSPDLLSCLQTLRKFGHYNPCLEILDWMDKGKHSYSAADYALRLNLMCKVRSIDDVEKYFDTIPLELKNDSVYGVLLNCYCTKMMKDKALALFKKMDELNYVSNCFAYNSLMSLYTKVGETEKVPLLVEEMKQRSIPLTNPIYYSWIQSYRHVFNLESVEQLVKEIQEHKTVEEDWQIYSNLAAVYIEAGESEKARDALKKTEELFDNPKNADRKAYHYLISMHASTGDSESVYLTWQKLKSKFEICQNVSYLSMLRALSTLDDIEGLKKLLEEWEMSCKIYDDRLPAVAMSAYLKHDMVEEAEHLLKHAKGKAERPIRSPHVVFMNYFLGKHQFDSALEHLEAAMAAKWKPLTEKLDPFFEHFKVEKDVDSAEELCRKLEKVRVLNSKGYLWLLQTYADAGKTAPEMRQRMEKSGVDISTEHEELLQKICLST